In Chondrinema litorale, the DNA window TATAATTGGCAAAACGACCTCACAACAAACCCAGATATTGACATTTTACTTTCAATTGACCCTCAGAGTTTTCCATTAGGAACTGGCCCTAAACCTTCTGAAATATGGAATGATGGTTATTATCCTGTTGTATGGACTAATAAAAATTATAGAATGATCTATTTCAACATGGGACATAATGACATGGACTACGAAAATGGAACAAATCAAACCCTTTCTTATACTTTCGACAATACACAGCAAAATAAATTAATCATAAATTCTTTAATATGGTTAGGCGAAGAAAATAATTGATGTTTCAACATTTAATTTGCTATTTTTAGTATAATAAATTAAATATTACATAAATTACAATTTATTGTATTGCTAATATATTTTACCCTTTGCCTTTATTCCGAAAACTTTTTTAGTAATAGGAAACTTTGTATAAACTAAAAGAGTTAGCTGATGTAACTGTAAAACGGTTCCTGGTGAGTAGATGATTTTACAGTAAATGAACTGATACATTTAAAAAAAATCTATTAAGGTTGTAATTGTAAATCAATGAAAAGAAAGACTTTTCTTAAATTATTTTCTTTATCACCATTTGCTTTTAGTATGGATACTTTAAACTCGTTAAGTAATCTATCTGATAGTTTTTCTGCTACAGATAAAATGCCCGTTGTATTTATAGGTCATGGTAGCCCTATGAATGCTATTGAGGAGAATCAATTTGTTAAAGGGTTTCGTGATGTTGTAAAAACAATACCAAAACCGAATGCCATTCTTTGTGTTTCGGCACATTGGTTTACAAGAGGAACGAAGATAACTATTTCAAAACAACCAGAAACCATTCACGATTTTGGTGGTTTTCCTAGAGCTTTATATGAGGTGCAATATCCTGCTCCGGGGAGTCCAGAGTTAGCAAAAGAAACCCAAAAATTATTAACTCCAGAGTTGGCAGAACTAGATGAAAAGTGGGGCTTAGATCACGGAGCTTGGAGTGTTTTAAGACATATGTATCCAGATGCAGATGTGCCTGTAATTCAGTTAAGTATAGATTATACCAAACCAGCTAGTTACCATTTCGAGTTAGCTAAAAGACTTAGTGAATTGCGAAATAAAGGGGTTCTTATTGTTGGTAGTGGTAATATAATCCATAACTTAAGAATGGTTGATTTCAGCAATTTTAATAAAGTGGATTATGGTTACGATTGGGCAGTAGAAGTTAGAGAAAAAGTGAATAACTTTTTACTAGACGGTAATTACCAACCATTGTTAAATTACGATCAACAAGGTACTGCATTTAGATATGCTATTCCGACACCAGATCATTATTTACCATTAATATATACTTTAGGCTTACAAGAAAAAGGAGAGCAAATTTCATTATTTAATGATAAATTGATGGCTGGTTCTTTAAGTATGACCTCAGTAAAGATTAGCTAAATATGTGAAAGCTTTTTTGCAAAATCTATTTGAACGCATTCTACAATGGTTTATTAAAAGATATATGTTTGGTGGTATAGGCGAATCTGAAATAAAGGAAAAGGAAATTATCATGAAAAATTATCCTTTTAAACCATCAAAAATATTTCCGAATGCTATTTTAACAGTGGATAATATCGATGCTATATGCTATGATGCTTATCCGCCAAAGTTGAAAATTGGTAATGAATCTATTTTAATTTCGAGAGAATATGCAAAAGAGCTTGAGGAGTTTACGCTAAATAATAAGATTCCTGTAATAGAAGAAACTTATAATTGGAGTTGGATTTTAGAACCATATTTAGACACTGAATATACTCCCGAAACAGATATCCGACTCAGAAATCTATTAACAGAAAATGGCATTTTTGAAGATGAGCTCAATGAGATTAGAAATGAAGTTGGAACTCAAATGCTTAAATACAACGCAATGTTATGGGAATGGGGAGATTTAAATCTGATGGATGTTTTGCATGCGATGAAGTCAAAATATAGTAAGAAAGATTTTAATGATTTTTATTGGCGTGCGATGGAAATTCAATTTAGAACCAAAGTAAAATAAATATTTTTAAAACAGGCTGATGAAAATTTTCATCAGCCTGTTTTACTTTACTTACTAATCAATTCTTTTTCTAATTCTTCAAGAGATCTGTTTTTTGTTTCTGGCATTATCTTCCATACAAAAAGCAATTGTAGGAACATCATAAAAGCAAAGAAGCTGAAAACTGGTCCACCACCAAAACTTTTAGCAAAATAAGGAAACACGTTTGCGATTATTGCAGCTAATATCCAGTGAGTAAAGCTACCAAACGATTGGCCTTGAGCCCGAATTTTATTAGGAAAAATCTCTGATATAAATACCCAAATTACTGCACCTTGAGACATAGAGAAGAACGCAATATAGATAAATAGAAAGGCTGGTATTCCTCCGAATTGCTCTGCAAAAAATCCATAAGCGATAAGCGAAAGTGTGAGAATTAAGCCAAAAGAACCAATAATCATTAATGATCTTCTGCCTAGTTTATCAATAATAAAAATACCTACAATGCAGAATACTAGATTAGTAATACCCACACCAGTTGAGGATAGTAAGGCTGAACTAGCACCCAGACCCGTCATCTCAAAAATTCTTGGTGCAAAATAGATAATTGCATTAATACCCGAAACCTGATTAAAGAAAGCAAACAGAAAAGCCAGCATAATCGGTTTTCTGTATTTTGGTGAGAAAAAATTACCACCTGCGCTTTTAGTGAGTGCAATACCTTCTTTTATTTGGTCGATGGCTTTATCTACATTATCATTACTTACCTGCTCTAAAATTTTACGAGCAGCGGCTTCGTCATTTTTTAAAGCAATTAGCCAACGAGGGCTTTTTGGAACGAAAAAGACTAAAGATGCAAATATAAATGCAGGGATTGCTTCGATGCCTAACATCCATCGCCAAGCATTTTCGCCAATATTTGCTACCAAAAAATTCGATAAATAAGCTATTACAATTCCGAAAGTAATATTGAATTGAAACAAGGCAA includes these proteins:
- the ygiD gene encoding 4,5-DOPA dioxygenase extradiol translates to MDTLNSLSNLSDSFSATDKMPVVFIGHGSPMNAIEENQFVKGFRDVVKTIPKPNAILCVSAHWFTRGTKITISKQPETIHDFGGFPRALYEVQYPAPGSPELAKETQKLLTPELAELDEKWGLDHGAWSVLRHMYPDADVPVIQLSIDYTKPASYHFELAKRLSELRNKGVLIVGSGNIIHNLRMVDFSNFNKVDYGYDWAVEVREKVNNFLLDGNYQPLLNYDQQGTAFRYAIPTPDHYLPLIYTLGLQEKGEQISLFNDKLMAGSLSMTSVKIS
- a CDS encoding sugar porter family MFS transporter — its product is MKKVLIFHAVVASLGGFLFGFDTAVISGAEQSIQKLWALSDFEHGLAVAIALYGTVLGALFAGIPVNAIGRKKTLIWIGILYFISALGSALAPEIYSFMILRFIGGVGVGASSVAAPMYISEIAPPKARGRLVALFQFNITFGIVIAYLSNFLVANIGENAWRWMLGIEAIPAFIFASLVFFVPKSPRWLIALKNDEAAARKILEQVSNDNVDKAIDQIKEGIALTKSAGGNFFSPKYRKPIMLAFLFAFFNQVSGINAIIYFAPRIFEMTGLGASSALLSSTGVGITNLVFCIVGIFIIDKLGRRSLMIIGSFGLILTLSLIAYGFFAEQFGGIPAFLFIYIAFFSMSQGAVIWVFISEIFPNKIRAQGQSFGSFTHWILAAIIANVFPYFAKSFGGGPVFSFFAFMMFLQLLFVWKIMPETKNRSLEELEKELISK